The following coding sequences are from one Bacteroidia bacterium window:
- a CDS encoding gliding motility-associated C-terminal domain-containing protein, with protein sequence WRIYDETGDLVYSTTQEAPNYIFEDEGCFQIVLVAESKWGCKDTTEYNPLCVDAYPSLEVPNSFTPNGDGMNDVFKVHGKSIVEFHGVILNRWGKKLYEWNNADEGWDGKISGSEASPGVYYYIITAKGKKEVDYEFKGFFYLLKEK encoded by the coding sequence GTGGAGAATTTATGATGAAACAGGTGACCTTGTTTATTCAACTACTCAGGAAGCTCCAAATTATATTTTCGAAGACGAGGGTTGTTTCCAGATAGTATTAGTTGCAGAAAGCAAATGGGGATGTAAAGATACAACAGAGTACAACCCACTTTGTGTTGATGCATATCCTTCTTTAGAGGTACCAAATTCATTTACACCTAACGGTGATGGAATGAACGATGTATTTAAAGTACATGGAAAATCAATAGTTGAGTTTCATGGTGTAATCCTTAATCGCTGGGGTAAAAAACTATACGAATGGAATAATGCTGATGAAGGCTGGGATGGAAAAATTAGCGGAAGTGAAGCCTCTCCTGGTGTTTATTACTATATAATTACAGCAAAAGGGAAAAAAGAAGTAGATTATGAATTCAAGGGATTCTTCTATCTGCTGAAAGAAAAATAA